In Rhodamnia argentea isolate NSW1041297 chromosome 11, ASM2092103v1, whole genome shotgun sequence, one genomic interval encodes:
- the LOC125312841 gene encoding secreted RxLR effector protein 161-like translates to MDAEIKAIKKNGTWELTDLPEGQKTIVVKWVYKTKMNKNGEIEKYKALRGKRLQAGIWSGLQRATRPDIMHPVSLISSYMENPTEKYLQATKRILRYLRGIATFGLFYKKGEKSELLGFTDSDYAGDMDDRKSTSGYVFMLGSGAVSWCSKKQPIVTLSTIEAEFVATTSSACQAFWLRKVL, encoded by the exons ATGGATGCAGAGATCAAAGCAATTAAGAAGAATGGTACATGGGAATTGACAGATCTTCCCGAAGGGCAAAAGACAATCGTAGTCAAGTGGGTATACAAGACGAAAATGAACAAGAATGGCGAGATTGAAAAGTACAAGGCGCTTCGTGGCAAAAGGTTACAAGCAGGAATTTGGAGTGGATTACAAAGAG CAACAAGGCCAGATATCATGCATCCCGTGAGCCTTATTAGTAGTTACATGGAGAATCcaactgaaaaatatttacaagcTACAAAGCGAATTCTTCGCTACTTGAGAGGGATTGCAACTTTTGGGTTGTTCTacaagaagggagaaaaatCAGAGTTGCTTGGTTTCACCGATAGCGATTACGCTGGTGATATGGATGATCGAAAAAGCACTTCCGGTTATGTATTTATGCTTGGTTCGGGGGCTGTCTCATGGTGTTCAAAGAAGCAGCCAATTGTTACTTTGTCAACAATTGAAGCTGAGTTTGTGGCTACCACCTCTAGTGCTTGTCAAGCTTTTTGGTTAAGGAAGGTTCTTTGA
- the LOC125312842 gene encoding uncharacterized protein LOC125312842, producing the protein MAIVNKMRIHSDKTEDVTIVEKILRSLTLKFNFVVCSIQEAKDIEELSIVEPQGSLLVHEQNFLQEELEEKALKATADHFRHQQERILVEVEQGEPMNVTVSIKSLMVIFLVMLKVEDEGVEVSTQLFSNQETEKISSNPWYIDTGCSNHKFGDKKAFSALDESFRTSVKFGDDSTVPVKGKWTLAIVPKGTSVQMIKEVFYVPELKTNLLSVGQLQEKGYEITLKGGVCRIHDEKQHPIAQVNMIANRMFPLHLHDTSYSCFSARLKDKACRDVIFDEEKFWSWSEKNGGDGGEPIPANFEDDNELEKQPSTSEVTIENTKNSTVAAASEE; encoded by the exons ATGGCAATTGTCAATAAGATGCGGATTCATAGCGATAAGACGGAGGATGTCACCATCGTTGAGAAGATTCTACGATCTCTAACACTAAAGTTTAACTTTGTTGTCTGCTCCATACAAGAAGCCAAGGACATTGAAGAACTCTCAATTGTTGAACCGCAAGGGTCGTTGTTGGTTCACGAACAAAATTTTCTTCAAGAAGAGCTGGAAGAGAAGGCGTTGAAGGCAACTGCAGATCACTTTCGTCATCAACAAGAACGAATATTGGTAGAGGTAGAGCAAGGGGAACCAATGAACGTCACAGTTTCAATCAAAAGCCTAATGGTCATTTTTCTCGTGATGCTCAAGGTGGAGGACGAGGGCGTGGAGGTCAGCACTCAACTGTTTTCAAACCAAG aaacggagaaaatttcatcgaaccCGTGGTATATTGACACCGGTTGCAGCAACCATAAGTTTGGAGACAAGAAGGCATTCTCTGCATTAGATGAGTCGTTCCGCACCTCGGTCAAATTTGGAGACGACTCGACCGTGCCGGTCAAGGGTAAATGGACGCTTGCAATTGTTCCTAAAGGAACCTCGGTTCAGATGATCAAAGAGGTGTTTTATGTTCCTGAGTTAAAGACCAACCTCCTAAGTGTTGGACAATTGCAAGAGAAGGGATATGAAATTACACTCAAAGGAGGTGTTTGCAGAATCCATGATGAGAAACAACATCCGATTGCTCAAGTTAATATGATTGCCAATCGGATGTTCCCGCTGCATCTTCATGACACCTCTTACTCATGTTTCTCCGCAAGATTGAAGGATAAAGCATG CCGTGATGTGATCTTTGATGAAGAGAAATTCTGGTCATGGAGCGAGAAgaatggtggtgatggtggtgaaCCAATTCCAGCAAACTTTGAAGATGATAATGAGCTAGAAAAGCAGCCCTCTACAAGTGAAGTCACCatagaaaatactaaaaattcaaCGGTTGCTGCAGCTTCTGAAGAATGA